Sequence from the Argentina anserina chromosome 7, drPotAnse1.1, whole genome shotgun sequence genome:
TGTAACGCGCCGATGATTAACTCTAAACCAAAGAAGGCATCAGCCATGCCATGGGTTGCGGTGCGGTGTTTTAGAATGTCTCATGAATTATTAAGGTTAGCACAAGTGATGAAAAAATGACCGAGGATAACCAAACTAAAATTGTACTACATTGTAGGTGCATACTATGTACGTATGTCACTCTtttgaagttatatatatatatatgatattatAAATTGAGTATTATATATAGGAAGATCGAGTGTTATACTTAGTTCTTTACAATTCATCGTAAACTATGCTTAAAATGATAATGATAATCATAACATTTCGATGCACATTATTAgttatatgtgtgtgtgaacTGTGAAGCAAGCAAATtctatccttttttttttcatgaataCAAACGTACGTACTTACAATTGGATCGATAATGTATGTTAAAATGTAGATGAACAAAATGGAGTCTCACATGCTATATGAAAAGAACATTTTCTGCCTACCATATTGAATCAAATTCCCAGGACAGACCAACCACATAGCCATTGCTTCCCCTCAAGAACTTGGGGGGCCAATTATACCCACGTTCCAAGGAACTTGAAATAGACATGTGAAGATGACATTTTATCAACCCTAGCTAGAAGGCTAGAAGCCTGTTAATGGCATTACACAAAGAATTGAAAGAATTAATGATGAGAAAACCAACTTAAAATTTGCAAGTTTAAGGCAATTAcacaaaaaatcaaattgcCATTAACAGGCTTGCCATTCATCAAATTGTCATCCACCTTTGAAGAATCTGCCTTGCCGGTCACCGTCTAACATCGTCAGTCGTCACCACCCAAACTCGAAGCATTTTCGCTCGCCGCGAGTAGCTTGTATGCGCCCACGCCAATGCATCATATGACAAGGTTGGGGCGCAACTCGCAAGGGAAATAGAAGGAAGTGGAATCCATAATGGGGTTGGATCGAGTTGTTCGTAATCAACCTTGCTCTCAGCTCGGATCCTTGTACAACTCCCTTAAACCGTTATGGGATCTCAAATATACCAAAGAAAAGGTacaaacattttttttacctATGTAAAATACTGATAAAAATCGGAAAATATTGAACAAAATCGATCTTAGCACGTACTAGTTATATAGCACGTAAATGGTCACCTGTTCAAAGTTCTTAAATACGTAGCAGTGGTGACAGTTCACAACTCATTCATGGCCTTCAAAAAGAATCCATTTATGACTTTATGTTCCTTTTGCAGCTGAGCCTTAATTCACAGAACAACTAATTGAGCTCGACTGAGATACAATCAAGAATATCGATGGATCAGCTCATTAAGTACAGGTACAAATTGGTGGCTCATTAAATATACTTTTATGCTCAAAGTATATGTACATTCGTATGAAATACACTAACGTGGAATTGTGATCTCAAATCGTAATTTTTATTAGTATTTGGCCGGATGCATGTCTATTACGTACAGAAGTCTCATGTTCAATCAAAAtggttaattttcttgttatgATCGATAAACATACATTTGTAGAGGTTTCTTGACATTATTTAGGACGTTCTCATTGAGGATGATTGTAATGCATTATTAGGTTTAGACATTTTGTTCCCCTCGGTGTGCTATCCAAATGATATGAATAATGATTAGGTGGGAGCTCTCCGACCTAATGAGCTCCCCACTCggtttcaaaataaataaaaagttcAAAAATCATCGTCCCTCTTGGTtatatgtgtgtatatatatatatatatatatatatatatatatagtctattCAGAGTAAaagttcactctgaaattacagagtgaagtttcaattttggcacacttttcggttaaatattttttaccataagtgattcaatacttatgtatgttattcaaaattatctctacaaagtttcatctaattcgacaatggtttgagctttttaaattaagatttacacgaacggttcatgttgaacatttttaattcattcattgatttaatctaaattcaataccttaacgatgtctgaattagatgaaattttgtagagatgatgttgaataacatacctaaatattgaatagcttatggtgaaaatttgaccgaaaatgtgtcaaaattagaacttcactatgtaattttaaagtgaagtttcactctaaacagagactatatatatatatacttacttTGTTTAAAGTTATCTTTGGCCTAGCTAATTTGGAAGAAATGATTTTTCGGTTTGCAATGCAAACCAGGTTATCAATCTTCAACGGCAGGGAAGCGAAGTACGTGGTCGTTGCTCAGCGATAACCTCGATCCCGAACTGCCCCTAGCCTTCTACGTACTCGATTTATGATTCGCGTGACGCAGAGCCCTTGGTTCAAGCTACATAGCAAAACTTCTTAAAGGAGCGGGGTCATAGACTCACAGCAATACCCCATTAGACGCCCACTTAAGCTATAAACTTGCATTACCAACGTACGGACTTGGACGATTtcaaaagcaaaaaaaaatcaattcttTAGCTAATCCAATTTATTCTGGGGCCATTTTATAAcaattagggttagggtttcgaAAGCTAATTCTTAACACCCTAAATCAACTCTCCATTTTCTATTATTGTTCATGAACTTCATGTATACAAGTATGATTCATGAGCTCATATGATCCTAAGAGGGCTCTCCTCCACATGGGAGTAAGTGAGTAACAAGTAGTACACCTCACAGCTGGGCGGTGCAGTCAAACCGAGTGGCGCGTGGGTTTGAATGATGATCTAACCCTGGAAGGCAACTCTGCCCTCACAGACATAGACCAATAGCTTTGCCAAAATCCAGTAATGGTaaaataggaaaaagaaaaagaaagaacaaaataGTAATGGGTTGTCCATTTTTGCTGTAATGGAAATCTTAACATGTGCCTCTTGTCTCTGCCAAAACACAACCCCATATAACACACCCCTGTGAACTCCCACTTCTCCCACAGACGAAAACCCATTTCACCAGCTTCACCATTTTTGGGTAGCACCCGAGAAAAGAGGAATACACTTAATAATGATAATAGGAATCCGtcataagaaaaataaataacaaagatttacacacacatatatatagaatttgACAGAAGCAGAGGTAAAGGAAAAGTGGTCAGAGGTGGTGTTGATAAAAATGGGGAGGGGAAGAGTGGAGCTCAAGAGAATAGAGAACAAGATCAACCGCCAAGTGACTTTTTCAAAGAGGAGAAATGGTTTGCTCAAAAAAGCATATGAGCTCTCTGTGCTTTGTGATGCTGAGGTTGCCCTTATCATCTTCTCTAGTCGAGGCAAGCTTTACGAGTTTGCAAGTTCTGGGTATATCCCTCTCTTTATCTCTCTATATTTTTCTGTTAAATGTCTTGGTTTTCTTGGTTTACGTAATACTGCTTATTCagattctttcttttttctctgcAAAGTTCGGTGAATTGCTTTTGGATTTCTGGGTTTCACTTCTTATTTCTGTGAGACCAAGGGTGGTATCTCTTTGTCTTTCGCTCTGTATCTCTGTGTTTTTCTGTGTTGCATTTCCATACTCATAAAGCTTATGCTTTTATCTCTCTgacttctctctcttccactCTTTACTATCTTCTGGGCATTTCTGGGTTTTGATGCAAAGCCAGAAATGACTAGGTTTTCCATGGCAGATCgacacctctctctctctctctctctctctctctctcctctctggGTATACGATTGTGTTGTCCTTAGTTTCTTGACTGATCTGTTGTTTTGATCATCTGAGAAcatctgatgatgatgatgagatgTGAGTTTAACAACCTGTGACTGACAAGGAATGAAACTCTTCTAATTACCTCTGTGGAAGAGACTGAGTTTACCTTGaccctctctgtctctctggAAAGTAACCAAAGGGCATATGGTGCTCTCAGAAACTTGTCCTCATTTCTTTAGATCCTTTTATCTGTTGGGTTTAGCTAGGCCTTCTTCTTCTGGTTCTTTCTCTATAATTGCTTCTATTACCTTTGCTTCAATTTTTGGATCCTTAGGTTTATTTTTGAATTCTtttcctttatatatatatatatatatatgaataaatGATTAAAATCTCCACAAGATGAGCTTGTGTGATAAATCAAGCACAGATACCTAGTTCTTGGGTTTGTGTTATTTATTACAAGCTgaagatatacatgaaatcaATCTTGTACTCTCACATCTTTTGTTTCCCTGATAATTCAACCTTCTGGAAAAAAGATATTGCTGTCTAGGGTTTGCTCATTTTTGATAAAGTCACAGTCTTTAGGAAAATTTTCAAACATATTTTTGAAATGTCTGAATTTCATCCAAGTGTTTTTACCTAAAAATTGCCCTTAACCCaggtaaaattttaatttgcaAGAAATTGTTTTCTCAGTGCTCCAGATTTCTAATTGTATGCTCCATTTTGGTGAATGCTACATTAAATTGCATAAATTGGTTATACATTATTTCCATGATAGACTATCTGTCTCCAGTTTCCAGTAAATTTTGTATTGTTTTGCTATTTTGGTGAAAATCTACCTTTACACAGACACCCTCGCTCTTACTTCTTTCAAAGCCATATACATCTCATGGACTGGCCTGGGGTGCAGTGATCTATCTGATCATATCAGTCCATTATTAGCTTCTATATATAAACTCTTATTTCCCTTTATTTCACTTTGTATGAAACTCAGCCAAaagatttattttaaaaggatggaaataataataaaaaaaatccatcaTATCTTCGGTTTTAATGATTTCCACTGTTGGACTTCTGCCTAGATGcatctttgtttgttttgaaaaCATTTACGCTGTTGCTCATTAATTAGTATTTAATCAAACCCTAAGCTAGACATAAAATACTGTATAGGTTTCATTTAGGATTCAGTTCTTCACGTTTGGCTAATGGCTATAATTATCAACTAATTTGAAGCCTTAACTCAACAGATTCATCTATAATCGATTTAAAATTGATCTACCTGAAAACATGAGTTCAGTAATTAAGTTACTTCAATTAAGGTTCAAATTATCCAATTCTGCTATATATTAAGGTTTAAAGTAAAGTGCTTCTCTCACTATACTCTTTTGATGATCTCCTCAATCTATCTTAGTAGTATGACCCAAACCCTTGAGCGATACCAACGCAGCAACTACAGTTCTCATGACAACACCATCAAACGGGAAACAGAGGTAGCGTCAACCTACCATACACTAATTTGGTTTCCCAAAGTTTCTCATGATTTCCTTTGAACTTGAACTTAGTCACCCACatgtgttttaatttcttatcTTCTGCCAGTGCTGGTATGAAGAAGTCTCAAAGCTGAGAGCCAAATATGACTCACTTTTGCGAACTCAAAGGTTAGTTTCATGGTCTGACATATAgctattttatttattagaaACCACTTAATAAACATATCCAAGTACACAAGTACTAATTAAACTTGTTGTAATGTAACTTTGTGATGTTTTCAATTAATTCAGGCATCTGCTTGGGGAAGACCTTGGACCACTGAGTGTGAAGGAGTTGCAAAATCTTGAGAAACAACTTGAAGGAGCTCTCACACAAGCCAGACAAAGGAAGGTGCTTACCCATCTACATATGATTATATTTCTTTTAGATCTTGCTTTGGTTTAATCAAAATGTGAGTTTATTCAGATATTTTCAATTGTACTTATGAAATGTTAATAATTGATGTAGACACAGATTATGATTGAACAAATGGAACATCTGCGCAAAAAGGTAAGATAGTATGTAataatttctttttaaattaCCAATATAAGATAGAATTCCTGAATCTGTGTGTTCTTGCAATTCATGTGTACAAAGAAATGTTAATGAatgctcaattttttttcttgtttatatGTAAAGAAAGCTATGTAAAGAAAGCTGATTAGATAAATCCTGTATTCCTCAGAAGCTTATAGATTCATCACTTCATGTACCTGTTGTTTTGGTTAAGAGAAATTAGTTTCGCATATTAAATGGCTGTTGTGCACGGACATACGAGTAAGAAACCAGCCATTTAAACATAATATTAGTTTCATTATCTTGCTTAGAAATCAGTCTATTGTATTGTCTAACTATAATATTAGAATGATGTATATGCAATAATATATGCGTATGCGGTCTTGATACATAATCCGTACTCTTGCAGCTAGTTCATGTGAAATGTATTATATGATCTCAACTGTACTAGATGCATCTCTCTGGATCTAATTCCACAAATTAAGATGAAACTTTTACAATCCTAAATGAATTGTTCAATCTCTCCTCTTCCTATGAATTCTTGTGATATAATCAATCTGACATATGCTTCAtatctatttttttatgaCATCAGGAGCGACAGCTTGGAGACCTTAACCTGCAGCTCAGGGATAAGGTAAGACTGAGAAGATGAAAGTTCTATCATATTTCCTATATTTGTTGGTAATAGTGTAATAATCCCAACATCTATGTAATATTTTCTGAAATGCTAAACGTATGCATGCTTTAATTTTAGCTTCAAAAGGAGGGAGAAAatctcaaagccattcaagacTTTTGGAGCTCCAACACTGCGGCAGCTGGGAATAACAACTTCTTACATCCTTCACAAGCCAGTCACATGGATCCCCCTCCTGAACCCATCTTACAAATTGGGTACACAACTTTGTCTTTCCTGCATTTTTTTGCTAGAAGTACGTCATGAACTTGACACAAATATATTGCATAATGGGAACGATATCATGAATTACAAAAATACTAGACAACAATGTTATATCCCTTCTAAGTTCTAACCTTATGAAGATCTATATATCTAGTGAAAGTATAACTAGACCCTCATGTCCATTCATCTCAAATTTCTCAACCACTACTTGTACTCTTTTGTGCACAAAATGGAAAAGATGGCCTCTTGTCATGCATGAATATGTCATTTCCTATATTGCTCCTATATCATGAACAAAATTAATAGAACATCACGGGATTAGAAGTTCAGAaacagacacacacacacacacatatatgttCTAAATAGCTAGCTGGTATTTAATGAGTCTGTTTCCAAACTCAGAAATTGGTGAAAGCGAAAAGTGCTTATTGGTATTCTATTGTTGTCTGAGCAGGTACCAGCACTACGTTGCTGCTGAATCAGCAGAAGTTCCGAAGAGCATGGCCATGGCTGCCGAGACCAACTTCATCCAGGGATGGGTTCTTTGAGTACACTATAGCTATAGCTACAGCTAGTACTCtatcttcaagtcttcaatataaataaacaaaaaactgAACAATAAGTAGGTATGGATTTGGGCCCTCTAAATTTATCTGATATCATGAGTATATCAGGATTTGCAACTAAGCTTTAGCATATCTAATGTTTTGTAATGGAACTGCATACTGCTGTCCATCATATTTACGTACTTATTGAAAATATGGAAGACAAGATCAAGATGTCGATCTATACTTCTTGAACTGTACCTTGCTTGATTTCCTTTAGTGGAGATTCTACCCGCTCATTTATTAATTTTGCTTATTCAATTTTTTACGGCCCAACTGTTTAAAAGTCATTCACTTGCATTGGGCTAAACATTAGTAGGCTTTAGAAATTTGAAGAATATTGAAAAGACACAATCAAATGATTTTGAGAGCCTGATTTTGAACTCtaccaaaaaaacaaattgattttgaactctaccaaaaaaacaaattgattttgaactctaccaaaaaaacaaattgattTTGAACTCTACCAAAGTTCCAGAAATGCGTGTGAGGGGCAAATAGTGCAGAACATATAGACAGCATTCCCCTCCCATAGTGATAAAATTAGAATAACAAATATAATCCCTATCCAAATTTCATCTGTTCTGACTCTGATGGGTAAAATCATCTAACAATAAAATATGGATCACACAAGGGTACAAACTTTAGCATTTAGAGGTGGAGCCGGCAGACATAGGTTGGATGATTGGGATCAACAAATCCAGGAGGTTATTCATGTAAACCTCTTCTGTTAAAAAAACCATGCAGAAAAGTATTTTTGACATCAAGTTGGCGAATGGACCAGCTTCGCGACACTGCAATAACAAGAAGAAGTACTGTGTGTATGGTCGCCGGTTTGA
This genomic interval carries:
- the LOC126802512 gene encoding agamous-like MADS-box protein MADS3, translated to MGRGRVELKRIENKINRQVTFSKRRNGLLKKAYELSVLCDAEVALIIFSSRGKLYEFASSGMTQTLERYQRSNYSSHDNTIKRETECWYEEVSKLRAKYDSLLRTQRHLLGEDLGPLSVKELQNLEKQLEGALTQARQRKTQIMIEQMEHLRKKERQLGDLNLQLRDKLQKEGENLKAIQDFWSSNTAAAGNNNFLHPSQASHMDPPPEPILQIGYQHYVAAESAEVPKSMAMAAETNFIQGWVL